The Gemmatimonadaceae bacterium genome contains the following window.
GCGGCGACCGTGTGAACGTCGAGGCGGACATGATCGGCAAGTTCGTCCAGCAACTCGCCGCCCCGCATCTGCCATCGGCCCTCCGCCATCTGCCATCCCTCTGATGCCCTTTGCAACCATAGACCAGGCGCTCCACGACCTCCGCACCGGCAAGTTCATCGTGGTTGCCGACGACGAGGATCGCGAGAACGAGGGCGATCTCATCCTGGCGGCCGAGTTCGTGACGCCGGAGAAGGTGAACTTCCTCATGCAGGCCAAGGGGATGATCTGCGTGGCGCTCAGCCACGAGCGGGTCGCCCAGCTCGAGCTGCCAATGATGGGGAGCGAGAACACCGACGCCCTGCGCACGGCGTACACCGTGACGGTCGACGCGGTGCCGCGCTACGGGGTCACGACCGGCATCAGTGCGCGCGACCAGGCCGCGACGATTCGCCGCCTCGCCGACCCGCTCGCGGTGCCGTCGGAGCTTCGGCGCCCCGGGCACGTGCATCCGTTGCGGGCGCGCGAAGGCGGAGTGCTGGAGCGCGTGGGACACACCGAGGCCGCCGTGGACCTGATGCGGCTGGCGGGGCTGCAGCCGGCCGGGGTCATCTGCGAGATTCTCAACGAGGACGGATCGACCGCCAAGCGTCCGCACCTGGAGGAGTTCTGCGACCGGCACGGCCTGACGTTCATCACCGTCGCGCAGCTCGTCGCGCATCGCCTGCAAACGGAGCGCCTGGTGCATCGCGTCGCCGAGGCGCGGCTCCCAACGGAGTTCGGCCAGTTCCGGGTCATCGGCTATCGCAATGACGTCGACGAGCATGAGCACGTGGCGCTCGTGATGGGGGAGGTGGAGGGTGGGGAGGATGTGCTGGTGCGCATGCACAGCAAGTGCCTCACCGGCGACACGTTCCACTCGCTCCGCTGCGACTGTCGCTGGCAGCTGCACGAGGCGATGCGCCTGGTCGCCGACGCGGGGCAAGGCGTCATCGTCTACCTCGACCAGGAAGGGCGGGGGATCGGCCTGCTGAACAAGCTCAAGGCGTACGAGTTGCAGGACATGGGGGCCGACACGGTCGAGGCGAACGAGCGGCTCGGCTTCGCCCCGGACCTGCGGAACTACGGCATCGGCGCGCAGATCCTCCTCGACCTGGGCCTGAAGTCGATTCGCCCGATCACCAACAACCCGAAGAAGCTCGTTGGCCTCGAAGGGTACGGGCTTCGCCTCGGCGAGCGCGTTCCCGTCATCTCGCCGGCGACCAGCGAGAACGCAGCGTACCTCGAAACCAAGGTGCGGAAGCTCGGGCACCTGCGGGCGCTCTGATGGCGGAGTTCGAAGGCACTCCCAATGGCGCCGGACGGCGGTTTGTCGTCGTCGGCAGCCGCTTCAATGAAATCATCACGCAGCCCCTGGTGGATGGCGCGCTCGACTGCCTGGTTCGCCACGGTGCGCGGGCCGATGACATCGACGTCGTCTGGGTGCCCGGCGCCTGGGAGCTGCCGGCGGCGGTTGCCCGCGTGCTGATGAGCGAACGGTACGATGCGGTCGTCGCGTGCGGCGCGGTCATTCGCGGCGAGACGCCGCATTTCGACTTCGTCGCGGGCGAGGCCTCGCGCGGGCTCTCGCTGTTGCAGGGCGAGTACGGCGTGCCCGTCGGCTTCGCCCTGCTCACCACCGATACGCTCGACCAGGCCAAGGCGCGCGCCGGCGGCGATCACGGCAACAAGGGCTGGGATGCGGCGCTCGCGGCGATGGCGATGGCCGACCTGTACAGCCAGCTGGATCTGGGCGAAGACGCTGAGGATGACGACTGATGGCGCGACTTGAGACGCGCGGCCGAGCGCGTGCGCTGCAGGCACTCTACGCCTGGGACCTGCGTGCCGGGCTGTCGCTGGACCGCGTGGCAACGCTGCTCTGGGACGATCTCCTCGTCGCCCCCGAGGAACGCGCTTTCGCCGACGCGCTCTTGCGCGTCATCCAGGCGCAGGGGGCCGAGTTGGATGCGGACCTGGGCGAGGTCACGACCAACTGGCGGCTCGATCGCCTCGGCGCCATCGAGCGCTGCGTGCTGCGCCTTGCGGCGGCGGAGCTGGTGCAGGGCGTCACGCCGCCGCGCGTCGTCCTGCAGGAAGCGGTGCGCCTCGCCGAGCGCTTCGGGAGCGCGCAGAGCGCGCGCTTCGTGAACGGGGTGCTCGACGCGCTTGCCCGGCGCCTGGGGCGTCTCTAGTGCGGCTCCTGGTGGTGAACTGGCAGGACCGTGAGAATCCGCTGGCGGGTGGGGCTGAAATCCACCTCCACGAGATCTTCGAGCGCCTGGCGGCCAAGGGGCACGAGGTCACGATGCTCTGCGGGGGCTGGCCCGGCTGTCCGCCGCGCGCGGTCCTCGGCGGCATCGAGGTGCATCGCACGGGCATTCGGCAGACCTTTGCGCTCAAGGCATGGGCCTACTATCGCCGGCACCTCGCCGGGCTCGGCTTCGATGTGCTGGTTGAGGACATCAACAAGATGCCCCTCTACACGCCGCTTTGGGGGGCGCGGCGCGTGGTCGCCTGCGTTCCGCACCTCTTTGGCGGCACGGCGTTTCAGGAGCTGTCGGTGCCGCTCGCCTCGGCGGTCTGGCTGTCGGAGCGCCCCATTCCCGCGATCTACCGGCACACGCCGTTCGAGGCCATCAGCGAGAGCACGGCCGACGACCTCGTGGCGCGCGGCATCGCGCGGTCGCAGGTGCGTGTCATCTATCCGGGCGCGTCCTGCGAGTACTACACGCCCGATCCGGCCCAGCGATCGCCATCGCCGGTCTTTGCCTACCTCGGCCGGCTCAAGAAGTACAAGGGTGTGGACCTGGTGATCCGGGCCTTCGCGCGCGTGGCCGATCAGCGCTCCGTGCTGGAGATCGCGGGTGAAGGCGACTTCCGGCCGGCGCTCGAACGCCTGGTGGCCTCGCTTGACCTGGGCGCTCGCGTGCGGTTTCTTGGCTTTGTGAGCGAAGTCGAGAAGCTAGCCCTGCTGCGCCGCTCGTGGGCGACCGCCTTTGCCTCGCCCAAGGAAGGGTGGGGGCTCACCAATATCGAGGCCTCGGCGTGCGGCACGCCGGTGGTTGCGTCGAACTCCCCGGGCATTCGCGAATCGGTGCGCGATGGTGAGACGGGCTTCCTGGTGCCCCACGGCGACATCCAGGCCATGGCGGACGCGATGCAGCGACTGTGCGAGTCGGCACCCCTCGTGACGCGGCTCGGGGAGAACGGTCGGCGGTTTGCCGAGTCTTTCACGTGGGAGCGCGCCGCCGATCAGACGGCGGTGCATCTTCAGCAGGTGATCCAGACCGGAGGATAGATCGTGCAACTGGTCTTCAAGCACAGTGGCGTCGCGCTGACGCAGTCCATGCTCAAGAAAGCCGAACGCGCCGTCCTGAAGGCGGCGGAGCGCATTCCCCGGGCGACCGGGGCCACCGTTCGCTTTGACGAGGACGGCCCCGAGCGCCGCGTCGAGATCACCTTCGTGGCGCCGCGCGCGATGCGCCTCGTCGCGAGCGCGGCCGGGCGGTACTGGGGACCGGCGCTGAACGCGGCGCTCGTGAAGCTGGTGCGGCAGGCGTCCAAGGAGCGTCGCACGCCGGAGCGGCGCGCCGGCGCGAAGGACTGAGCCGGCATGGCGCTGACTGTCCGCGGACTGGTGGAGCGCATGGGCGATGCCATGGCGCTCACCGTGCTGGGCAGCCCGGACGGGCTGTCGCGCGAGATCCCGACGTCGGATGCGTCGGGGCCCGGCCTCGTGCTGGCGGGTTACACCGGGCGGTTCGTGCACCGGCGCGTGCAGGTGCTCGGCGAGACCGAGATCACCTACCTCGCGTCGCTCGACGAGGACACCCGGCGGCGCAACCTGCGCACGTATTTCAGCTATCCGATTCCGTGCGTGATGGTCACCAAGGGGCAGTCGTTGCCCGACGGGATGGACGAGGAGGCGCGGCGCGCCGGCGTGGCGGTGCTCGTGTCCGGGCTCAACACCCGCGAGTTCTATCGCGTGATGACGCCCTTCCTCGAGAACGAGTTCTCCCCCTCCATCTCGCTGCACGGCTCGCTGGCCGACGTCTTCGGCGTCGGCCTGCTCTTCACCGGCGAGAGCGGCATCGGCAAGTCGGAGTGCGTGCTCGACCTGGTCGAACGCGGCCATCGCCTCGTCGCGGACGACCTGGTGCTCGCGCGGCGCAAGGGCGCGGACATCGTGATCGGCCGCGGGCACGAGCTGCAGCGCCATTTCATGGAGATCCGCGGCGTCGGGCTGATTGACGTCAGCGCGATCTTCGGCATCCACTCCGTGCGGCAGCAGAAGCGCATCGAGGTGGTCGTGGACCTGGTCGTCTGGGACAAGACGCTGCAGGTCGATCGCACCGGCCTCGACGGGCAGTCGGTGAACATCCTCGGGGTTGACCTGCCCAAGATCACGGTGCCGCTGAACCCCGGCAAGAACATCACCGTGATCTCGGAAGTGATTGCGATGAACCACCTGCTGCGATACACCGGCGTGGACGCGGCGCATCAGTTCAACGAGCGCCTGAAGGCGAAGATGGTCCAGCGCAGCGGGGACGTGCGCAAGTACCTGCTCGACGACGATGAGTGACGCGCCGCGCGCCATCGTCGCCGCGCACGGCGACCTCGCCGAAGGGCTGGTGAGCGCCGTCTCGCGCGTGGCCGGCGCCGCGGCCGCGGCGCGCCTGCTGCCGTTCAGCAACGCGACCCTTGGGGGCGCCGAAATCGCGGACGCCCTGCGGCAGGCCATCGCCTCGTCGGGCGCGCAGGTGGTCTTCACCGACCTTCCGGCCGGCAGCTGCACCATCGCCGCGCGGCGACTCGCGCGCGACGTCCCCGGATTGGCCGTCGTCTGCGGCGCCAACCTCCCGATGCTCCTGTCGTTCGTGATGGCGTCGTCGGCCGGCCCCGAGACGTGGCAGCTCGTCGCCGAGAAGGGCAAGGCCGGAATCGTCGTGGCTGAGGAGGGCGGGCGTGGCAATTGAGGTCTACCGCATCGACGACCGGCTCGTGCACGGGCAAGTCGTGGTGGGGTGGGGCCAGCCGCTGGCTCTCGGCTTCATCGTGCTCGTGGACGATCAGGTGGCCGAGAGCGACTGGGAGCAGGACCTGTATCGCATGGGCGTGCCGCCCGAGATGACCGTCCACTTCGAGTCGGTCGCGACGGCGCTGGC
Protein-coding sequences here:
- a CDS encoding glycosyltransferase family 4 protein; protein product: MRLLVVNWQDRENPLAGGAEIHLHEIFERLAAKGHEVTMLCGGWPGCPPRAVLGGIEVHRTGIRQTFALKAWAYYRRHLAGLGFDVLVEDINKMPLYTPLWGARRVVACVPHLFGGTAFQELSVPLASAVWLSERPIPAIYRHTPFEAISESTADDLVARGIARSQVRVIYPGASCEYYTPDPAQRSPSPVFAYLGRLKKYKGVDLVIRAFARVADQRSVLEIAGEGDFRPALERLVASLDLGARVRFLGFVSEVEKLALLRRSWATAFASPKEGWGLTNIEASACGTPVVASNSPGIRESVRDGETGFLVPHGDIQAMADAMQRLCESAPLVTRLGENGRRFAESFTWERAADQTAVHLQQVIQTGG
- a CDS encoding bifunctional 3,4-dihydroxy-2-butanone-4-phosphate synthase/GTP cyclohydrolase II, whose amino-acid sequence is MPFATIDQALHDLRTGKFIVVADDEDRENEGDLILAAEFVTPEKVNFLMQAKGMICVALSHERVAQLELPMMGSENTDALRTAYTVTVDAVPRYGVTTGISARDQAATIRRLADPLAVPSELRRPGHVHPLRAREGGVLERVGHTEAAVDLMRLAGLQPAGVICEILNEDGSTAKRPHLEEFCDRHGLTFITVAQLVAHRLQTERLVHRVAEARLPTEFGQFRVIGYRNDVDEHEHVALVMGEVEGGEDVLVRMHSKCLTGDTFHSLRCDCRWQLHEAMRLVADAGQGVIVYLDQEGRGIGLLNKLKAYELQDMGADTVEANERLGFAPDLRNYGIGAQILLDLGLKSIRPITNNPKKLVGLEGYGLRLGERVPVISPATSENAAYLETKVRKLGHLRAL
- the nusB gene encoding transcription antitermination factor NusB, coding for MARLETRGRARALQALYAWDLRAGLSLDRVATLLWDDLLVAPEERAFADALLRVIQAQGAELDADLGEVTTNWRLDRLGAIERCVLRLAAAELVQGVTPPRVVLQEAVRLAERFGSAQSARFVNGVLDALARRLGRL
- the ribH gene encoding 6,7-dimethyl-8-ribityllumazine synthase; the encoded protein is MAEFEGTPNGAGRRFVVVGSRFNEIITQPLVDGALDCLVRHGARADDIDVVWVPGAWELPAAVARVLMSERYDAVVACGAVIRGETPHFDFVAGEASRGLSLLQGEYGVPVGFALLTTDTLDQAKARAGGDHGNKGWDAALAAMAMADLYSQLDLGEDAEDDD
- the hprK gene encoding HPr(Ser) kinase/phosphatase, with the protein product MALTVRGLVERMGDAMALTVLGSPDGLSREIPTSDASGPGLVLAGYTGRFVHRRVQVLGETEITYLASLDEDTRRRNLRTYFSYPIPCVMVTKGQSLPDGMDEEARRAGVAVLVSGLNTREFYRVMTPFLENEFSPSISLHGSLADVFGVGLLFTGESGIGKSECVLDLVERGHRLVADDLVLARRKGADIVIGRGHELQRHFMEIRGVGLIDVSAIFGIHSVRQQKRIEVVVDLVVWDKTLQVDRTGLDGQSVNILGVDLPKITVPLNPGKNITVISEVIAMNHLLRYTGVDAAHQFNERLKAKMVQRSGDVRKYLLDDDE